In Alosa sapidissima isolate fAloSap1 chromosome 5, fAloSap1.pri, whole genome shotgun sequence, the genomic stretch TTAACATGGACATGGCAGTTAGTAGTCTAGAGGAATACGCCTGGATTCAGGGGGAAATAGGGTGGAGGGAATGTCTCTGATTTGGAACAAAGCTTTTTTCAATATCCAATCACAGAGAGGTGGCAGACCTTGTGAGTAAGCATGTGTACTGCGTGTTTCATGAAAATACCGCCGACAGTGGACTAACAACCAAAACAATGGCGTTTAGTTTGCCTTTGTAGCCATCTCTGGCTAGCCTTGGCTTAGGCAAATGAGACATAACTTCTGCAGAGGTTTAAAGCAAATGTTTTTACGAACTTCAATTTCTTCAAAAATCGACTCTAAACATGCTTCAATTATGTTTGTATCGGCAGCAATTTCGCACTGGTTTCAGTAGGAACTTTTCCCCATGAACACAATGGAAGTGAGATCAGTGGGCGTCTCTGAAAGTAGCTGTTTTCCGGTTGTGAAGGTTTTGGCCCAGAAGTTAGTTCAGCATGCGAGCTTCTGGGTACCCAgattaggccatccttaaaaatattttcgtttgccgtaacccgaccgaccctgtcaatttagaaccgacccaaatatttatttttttccccttttagtccgaccgacttgccggttgtaaacttgcgttaataccgaccgattgttttttttactctaaacaaccaatacaaacgcaataaaataatatttcttttagtaggcccaagtattgtgaatataaattgcctacatgcaaacgtggctcacttaaaaaaaacctgtggcgtcatctctacaccattggttttacgcatgtcacactatggcctacgcttcgtttcattcacacaaactgataacgcttttacttggcacgaagttctggaagaactgtggccagatcttttctcatcccttctctccctagtctaacggtgaccgtgtcggagtattgaaattggttgtggtctattcagcatttctcaaaatatgggtccgcaacatggagactgctggtccgcggagtcgtggagtgaaattaggatcatatgagcattcattcaatgcgcgtctgcgcgagagtaactgaaactaatcgataacgttggtatcaaagctccgcttcaacctgttggaaggctatttatttatttaacgaaacttaatagaacgacgttgttttttagaacttccttagaaacagagcagagactgtataatacactgtatagcattgagtattgtatagtcaaatttcaatataacgtggccaagagctattgtagccttctttctgggtacatgtagatgagccttatgacccaaaagtctgccatgaccgggcctcaggtcaaagaagtttgagaaaggctggtctatataacctgcatcagaatgaggtttgcaatggtgcgcctgaaggcacgggttgaagacccagtcagttacgtcacgatatgcacatttgtgtaaattcattcctacgtaatcaccatgaccaaaattgtacttttttttttactttgaatcttgaaaaaaaaaaatattgacctacctaccgaccgacccatttttaattttttttggctgttactgcaaacaaaaatatttttaaggatggccttagGTAGTTAGTAGTGAGTGAGCGCATCAACGTTAGTAACATGAACATGGTTGTTAGTTGTGGGAGCCTCGCCAGTCCACCTTGTGAAGCTAGTGCAGCTGAAgctctggtcagtgtgtgtgacgtCCTTCATGTCATCTGCAGCCTGAAGGCACGTCGCTACAGCTGCCAGGAGAACCGCAACGTGCgtgtgcaggaggaggaggacgactcGGGCGAGGAGTGCGTGCCGAGTCCCCTGCACCTGCTCCTGGCCGACCGACGCCTTTGTGCCGCTGCCAGAGGAGAGCCGGAACCCTGAACACGGCCCGTGGTTGCcatgactaacacacacacaaacactggagCTGTCTGAACGTGGCCAGCTTTTAGGGCATTTTAGGGAATTCCTGTTGCCATTGTTTTAAATTAACAGCACAGAATTGGCTCGCTGAATTATATTTATTCTCTGACAAAATTTAATTGGACAAGGGCTGTTTCAACTAAATCTGTTTACTTTTTTGTATGAACTCTGTGTTACAGACTTTTTGGTCAACTTCATTCAAAACTTGGTCATTACTATAAAGTactttttgtttatttgcattGAAAACAGGGCCGATGTAACCTTATGCTGGCAAGGCCTAACTTCaccttttatatttttttaattgcatTTATTTTGTAGTGTTTTATTAACATTATCCAAATGTTTGACGTTTGTAATAGTGGAAAACAAACATGTCTTCatcattgtttatttgtttgtttatttgtttatgttcgAGGTATTCTTTTAGTGGAAatcagaaagacagagactgaAAGGATTGAATGTTTCCATGATGTGGTGTGATACAtggtttgtatttatttattacctaTTTATACATGTTTTCTACATTCATATTTAAAATTAAGGCAAAGGTTCCTTCCTCATCCCGAGCAATTCTGTTTCATGTGTTAGTAGAAGTCAACAGGGCTATTGCATCTCCTTTAACTTCACAAAGTAGTTTTTTTTACCGCTAAGacttttttagttttttaggTTATAATGGAAACCAATGGAGACTGTTCTACTTATGATTGGCTGTTTTATCAGAAGATTATTTGTCTATACATAGTACAGACTACCCTTAAATGATCTGCATTACTGGAGCAATAAAAGAAACATGTTTTTGATATGTTACCCGTGTCCCTGTGGTTAATGGAATATACCTCAAGTTCCATTTTATATCATGTGACCGACTAAACAACAGACCTATTTGTCAGTAATATTACAGaaatgaagcacacacacatataaacacacacgcttCAGATAGGTCCATGGGAATGTTCCGCTGCGCTATCTGGCCTCTCTGATGGCCTCTTCTCATTGGACGTCCCCGGGCCTGCCTCTCTGAGGGCCTCTTCTCATTGGACGTCGCCGGGCGCGACGCTGAACATGCTCTTGAGTTTGTGCAGCTCCTCGTAGGCGAACAGCGACTCCTCCAGCAGGTGGTGGTTGTTCTTGCGCAGACTCTCCACCTCCGCCAGGAGCACCAGCTTatccctcctctcctgccacacacacacaccacacacacacaagcacgcacacacacacacagaggaagaagTAAAACCCACATAGAGCTtctgtggaatgtgtgtgtgcaggcaagTTGTTCTCAGTATGCgtaggtgtgtatgtggctATTTTCCAAGGTTGTAAATCTCTAGGAGTTATCTGTGTTTACAAACTATGTgcagttgtgtgtatgtgagtatagtgtgtgtgctaaatgtaACATGTGATCCCAGCAATACCTTGTTCAGGTCACTCTTGAGCTCCCCTAGTATTGTCTCCAGATAGTAGAGTTGCCTGGCGAGCTCTCCCGAGTCCTCACTGTTACCATGACACCAGAGAGAGACGCATCAGACCAGAGCACTCACATGAGCATACGCATGGCATGCTACTATAGTGGGGGCCTTAAGCACATTTCCGCACAAATTCTGCGTATAAACATTTCTAtgtgtttcccatgatcaattaAGTTGAAAAAGACATCAAGTTTGTATTTGTAGCTCATGTGGTTAAAAGCTAGTCGGAACCCTTTTCGGgcagcggccatattggatttgccGCCATCTTGGCCCCAAAGGGTCGCTGGCTCCGGCGCCCTAGCTAAATCATTTCAGTAGAACTTGAGCTACATCTGTACCAAATTTGGCGCTTCTAGATGAATTTGCGCAAAATGACCCCCCACTAATGTGCACTCACATGATATGCTAATATGACTTGTGTATGATGATACATTTCACATGGATACTGTGCATATGACTTCTATAGGATTATTCAGATAAGTTGTATATTATCTCTGTGGAGattaatgtaaaaagttcaaTACCCCTGCTGCATGGTGGAGTCTTCCAGAAGCATCTCAGGGGGACCCTGGCTCACTGAGTTGCTCTCCGGTACTGTCCCCATTTCTTGATACTCGCTCGTCGTACAAATCGAAGCCATTTTATCCTTCACTGTGAAACCAAATAGAGAGCCAAGCTGTCACATCGTACTTGTTTCAAAGGAACATCCTGTCTTCAGGGACCACCAGCCACCTCTTTTCTCATCCTGCTGGTCATTAATCAGCTGTCCAGCTCCAGGGCAGATGCAGCAGCGTACCTGACGGAGGGACCAGCGTACCTGGCGGAGGGACCGGGCTGTGCGTCTCCCTAAAGGGTTTCATGTTCCAGACTGAAGTGTCACTGAGCTCAGACACTGACCCAAATCCTGTGTAAGAAATAACCACATCATCCTGCTGCTCTCAGAAGAGGAGGATGCATTTATCCACATTTCACTGTAAAGATTGGAGGCTAACATAACATCCTACCGTTCCTGTTGAGCTGTGCTGAAGCCCTGCTGTGTGCACGTGCTGGAGAACCCTGCGGCTGGGCCATAGTAGGACTGTGGGGAACATCTGCTGAGTCTCCAGGATACTGATCTAACGTTCCGTCTATGTTCTGTAGAGACGATAACGTTCCGTCTATGTTCTGCAGAGATGAAAGCATTCTGTCTATATTGAGACGATAACGTTCCGTCTATGTTCTGTAGAGACGATAACATTCTGTCTATGTTCTGTAGAGACGATAACGTTCCGTCTATGTTCTGCAGAGATGAAAGCATTCTGTCTATATTGAGACGATAACGTTCCGTCTATGTTCTGTAGAGACGATAACGTTCCGTCTATGTTCTGCGGAGACTATTGGTATCCAGCCTTGTCTTTCACTTCATGTCAGAGTTATCAGTCTGGCATCATGCATTAgcagtcaagtttatttatatagcgcatttcatacacagaggtcattcaatgtgctttacctaaacaaaagcaaacagtaatagctaataaaagcatagaaagcaaagaatagtttaaaaagtaaagatcGCACTCATAAGATGCATTATCATGTCATAGATCACGCATTATCAGTCATGCATCATGCATTATCAGTCCACCATTATATATGGCTTACAATTTTATTTTTGCAATGAAATCCTTTTAAGGCAGTGGAAATATGTCAGCATGTCAAAACTATGATTAATAAATGATGCCAGTATCTGATCACTTACTGTAACTTTACCGTGATCAACCGTATCACCCACAACTAGCAGTTTTCTGAGGTCCTCTTCGACTTGGGTTCTACGGGTCAGCAGGGGAGACTGACCCGTCCTTCGCGTGGCAGACAGCAGCGGCTGACCAAACACATTTGTCTTCACATCCACCTGACTGCATGAGCAAAGACATGCCTACAACTCATGATTGACATCTCCTTACACTTATACACTTAGTAAAAGACACGCCTACAACTCATGATTGACATCTCCTTACACTTATACACTTAGTAAAAGACATGCCTACAACTCATGATTGACATCTCCTTACACTTAGTAAAAGACACGCCTACAACTCATGATTGACATCTCCTTACACTTATACACTTAAACAGTAAAAGTATTACTGTTTAGTGTAATGTAAATTAACTTCATGCAGTAAGATCTCCTCTGCAATGTAGCTTGTTATATTCATTTCCTCATCATTGTTGTAAGTCACTTGGATAAAAGCGTTTGCTAAATTCATAGATGTAAATGTAACTTCTTCAACACTCATAATATGAATAAAGTCAATACAAAACTGATGATTTCAACTCTCATATGCTCATAaagtcaataaaaaaacaactgaTTTCTGCtatcttaatgtatttttatccAGTGTTAATTAAATGACAAGCTCTTCTGCTAATTAAATGACAAGCTCTTCTGCTATCTTCAGGTGTTTTGTACTTGACGTGTAAATGACAGTTCAAACTCACCTGTTTGGTCCAGCTGAGCTACCTGCGTTTCCCACCATGGCCTTGTCTCTGTGTTCTGATTGGGTGTGCTCATTCATAATGGTACCGGACTGCAGGTAACGGTGTGGCTTGACCGGTGCAGGCTGATGGACAAATCTCTGGGTTTGCTGCGGACCAGAACCACCTTGGCTCTGCTGCCAGTGGGTCAGTGGATGTGTGTTAGAAGGCTGCATTTTCATATGGTGCTGAATGGGATGGAAGTGATGCTGGCTCGGTGGGCTTGCGTTAGGAGGAGAGGTTGGAGTTATGGTGGCTCTCATAGACATGGGTTTCTCCACCACAGAAATCTTAAGCCCCTGGGGGGAAATGCATAACCTGCTATGGAGGcagaaaaaacagaaaagattAGGGCATTGAATTTAGTGCCTCATATACATAAGCTAGTTACCTATCGGAAAGTTACTCCACCCGTGCCCTAATTTCGCccttttacgtgtatgtgtcacttaatattcatttctatacatcTCAAGATggtggattcctaaagaaacgcaagcacccaccccataaggaTATCTAAATGATCCCTGTACCAAAATTAcattgtacagtaactggaagagctgtaaacagtgttgtaaggctgcgtgtacaaaaccgcttggagctccactGGAATTTTGATTCCGCAACAATAATTCTCAGtataaccgttgatgtgccgagtGAGTGGGCCGGTGTGTCAGTTTGGCTGGTGGTCATTTTAACTGgtgatatttgcataaaatcAGTCAATATTCAACAAGGCCCTGCCTACTTCTTAAGAGCGGtctgccacacacatcaacacccccctccacccaacTCTGCCTCCACCCCTCAAGTGCCGAGCTAGGTTCACATTTTTACAAAGTCTACAGTGAGCGACAGAATAGGAAGAAAGATCTGAAGCCGAAGACACGTGGACATCGCCAGTTCATGTCTTTACTGCATGTCCACTTAAGCACGATCACCAGTTCATGTCTTTACTGCATGTCCACTTAAGCACGATCACCAGTTCATGTCTTTACTGCATGTCCACTTAAGCATGATCACCAGTTCATGTCCACTGCATGTCCACTTAAGCATGATCCACACAAAATGCTGTGCGAACAGGAAAGTCTCAAAGCAATAGGCTACAtctaagtaggctagcctaagtgAACGTTTTGCACTGCTGAACGAGTACAGTAGCCGAACTTGCAGATGGCCTTGCGAGTGTCTAATGTAGGCTGTGGGCTGCCACAATAGTTGAAAGTAGAGAGTATTGAAACAGGACAAAATCGCGATTCTGGGTCGAGACAGACATACCTAATATGGATCTAATAAAATGAAACACAGCTATCAGTTGACGTGTGGCACAGGTTGAAAGAGACTGTTTGTGTCGAGATAGACCTACACATTCGTCATGTGAGATGGCCCACAATAACAATGATACATGATAACGTTTTAACGTTTTTACCCCCAAAATGGAATAAAATGTTAAGTGGGATCAGCGAGGCAAAGATGAACCTACTTTATTgattgcaaataaataaatattacaaaaaTCAGCAGTTAACATGATCAGCAGCCAAACTGGCAAACCAGAAACAGGGCCCTCAGCAGACCATCAGCTCTGAGCATGGTAAACACAACCGGATATTAtaggtaagaaccaaaccagattttcatttggctactgaaaaatgcaaGGTTCATCAATCAAACATTATTTtcaagtattaaaaaacatcttaGTTTTTAGATTTTTCAAACGAAAGGGCGGAAATTGGTAGCCTACTTTTACAATATGATTCCACATTTATTTGTAGAAGTTGCAATTAAAGTTAAATGAGAagcaatatacagtacatacagtaaataGGATAAGAAATGACCCAACAAAGCCCATTTGCTACCTGGGCTTGGGGACCAGCGTTTTGCAGCGCGGCACTGGGAGGGTGTGGTAGTAGAACCCCTGGGCTGGGTCCAGGAGAGGGGCCTGTGGGCCAAATCTGGCCCAGAGGCGGCGCTGTTGGCTGGGGGACGCGTCCTGCCTCCTGAGGGCCTGTGGGGTCACTCTGGGGGTGAAGTACTCGGACTCCGAGTCGGGCGTTTCCACCCTGGAGCGGCCCGTACGGGTGGGGGTAACGGGGGAATCCATCTCCACGCTGAGATAGCCCTCAGAGCCATGCGTCCACTCCTCTGTGCTCCACCGGCTCAGAGCCTGACCCCTGCACTGCACCCTGGGACTGCTCTCCTCAAACAGCTGGCGGATGCGTGGAGCCTCAGACTATGAGAGATCATTGGATAAGCTTCTGATCATGAACATCGTCATTTAGAAAAGAGAGTTACAAGGGCCTTTATGCAGATGTTTATTATCAGATCAGAGAAAACAACAAACTCACCCTTGAGAAGACATTGTTGTTCTGTTTATCATCACATCAGAGAAAACATCAAACTCACCCTTGAGAGGACATTGTTGTTCTGATGATGGCTGTATTGATTTGACCTCTGCTCCCTTTTGACCACCTGGTGAGCAACGCCTGCCCAGTGTACACAacatatatactcacacacacagcctacataACACATATGTACACCCTACActataaactcacacacagcctACATAACACATAATGTACACCCTACACTACAAACTCACACAGCCTACATAACACATATCTACACCCTACactacaaactcacacacacagcctacataACACATATGTACACCCTACactacaaactcacacacacagcctacataACACATATGTACACCCTACACTACAAACTCACACAGCCTACATAACACATATGTACACCCTACactacaaactcacacacagcctACATAACACATATGTACACCCTACactacaaactcacacacagcctACATAACACATATGTACACCCTACactacaaactcacacacagcctACATAACACATATGTACACCCTACactacaaactcacacacagcctACATAACACATATGTACACCCTACACTACAAACTCACACAGCCTACATAACACATATGTACACCCTACaatacatacttacacacagcCCACATATCTAAAGCTGTTCTCTTTAATCATACATGACCACTGAtatccatcatcatcatcatcagcacagCAGTAAGGCGTGAGGCtccaatgtgtgtgtactgtgtgtttaGAGGTTGCCAGTGTGTCTGTACTGTGTGTTTAGAGGTTGCCAGTGTGTCTGTACTGTGTGTTTAGTggttgcctgtgtgtctgtactgtgtgtttacaggttgcctgtgtgtctgtactgtgtgtttagaggttgcctgtgtgtctgtgctgtgtgtttagaggttgcctgtgtgtctgtactgtgtGTTTAGTGGTTGCCATTGTGTCTGTACTGCATGCTTTGTCTGTACTGTGTGTTCTGTCACCATTCTGTCCTCTGTCTGTAATGGCTCCTCTGTTCCACTCCACACTGTGATGACCCTCCTGTGCCACCGGGGTGTGTCGAAACCCATGACTGTGACAACATTAACACAACGTTAACACAACATATGAAACCCATGACTGTGACAACATTACATTCACAACGTTAACACGACGTTAACATTATCATATACAACACGACTTATGAAACCCATGACTGTGCCAACATTAACACAACGTTAACACGACATATGAAACTCATGACTGTGACAACATTAACACAACGTTAACACGACATATGaaacttcctgcggaaactcaggcgagcaagtgctccaccagccatcatgaccacattctaccgaggcacc encodes the following:
- the LOC121709994 gene encoding uncharacterized protein LOC121709994 isoform X2 is translated as MRRMETWTDALTGLYNSCLTAPCRGHDSPPLPETAPERPPLPLLYTEFQFYKRRHGFRHTPVAQEGHHSVEWNRGAITDRGQNGVAHQVVKREQRSNQYSHHQNNNVLSRSEAPRIRQLFEESSPRVQCRGQALSRWSTEEWTHGSEGYLSVEMDSPVTPTRTGRSRVETPDSESEYFTPRVTPQALRRQDASPSQQRRLWARFGPQAPLLDPAQGFYYHTLPVPRCKTLVPKPRLCISPQGLKISVVEKPMSMRATITPTSPPNASPPSQHHFHPIQHHMKMQPSNTHPLTHWQQSQGGSGPQQTQRFVHQPAPVKPHRYLQSGTIMNEHTQSEHRDKAMVGNAGSSAGPNSQVDVKTNVFGQPLLSATRRTGQSPLLTRRTQVEEDLRKLLVVGDTVDHGKVTNIDGTLSSLQNIDGTLDQYPGDSADVPHSPTMAQPQGSPARAHSRASAQLNRNGFGSVSELSDTSVWNMKPFRETHSPVPPPGTLVPPSVKDKMASICTTSEYQEMGTVPESNSVSQGPPEMLLEDSTMQQGEDSGELARQLYYLETILGELKSDLNKERRDKLVLLAEVESLRKNNHHLLEESLFAYEELHKLKSMFSVAPGDVQ
- the LOC121709994 gene encoding uncharacterized protein LOC121709994 isoform X3, producing the protein METWTDALTGLYNSCLTAPCRGHDSPPLPETAPERPPLPLLYTEFQFYKRRHGFRHTPVAQEGHHSVEWNRGAITDRGQNGVAHQVVKREQRSNQYSHHQNNNVLSRSEAPRIRQLFEESSPRVQCRGQALSRWSTEEWTHGSEGYLSVEMDSPVTPTRTGRSRVETPDSESEYFTPRVTPQALRRQDASPSQQRRLWARFGPQAPLLDPAQGFYYHTLPVPRCKTLVPKPSRLCISPQGLKISVVEKPMSMRATITPTSPPNASPPSQHHFHPIQHHMKMQPSNTHPLTHWQQSQGGSGPQQTQRFVHQPAPVKPHRYLQSGTIMNEHTQSEHRDKAMVGNAGSSAGPNSQVDVKTNVFGQPLLSATRRTGQSPLLTRRTQVEEDLRKLLVVGDTVDHGKVTNIDGTLSSLQNIDGTLDQYPGDSADVPHSPTMAQPQGSPARAHSRASAQLNRNGFGSVSELSDTSVWNMKPFRETHSPVPPPGTLVPPSVKDKMASICTTSEYQEMGTVPESNSVSQGPPEMLLEDSTMQQGEDSGELARQLYYLETILGELKSDLNKERRDKLVLLAEVESLRKNNHHLLEESLFAYEELHKLKSMFSVAPGDVQ
- the LOC121709994 gene encoding uncharacterized protein LOC121709994 isoform X4, which encodes MRRMETWTDALTGLYNSCLTAPCRGHDSPPLPETAPERPPLPLLYTEFQFYKRRHGFRHTPVAQEGHHSVEWNRGAITDRGQNGVAHQVVKREQRSNQYSHHQNNNVLSRSEAPRIRQLFEESSPRVQCRGQALSRWSTEEWTHGSEGYLSVEMDSPVTPTRTGRSRVETPDSESEYFTPRVTPQALRRQDASPSQQRRLWARFGPQAPLLDPAQGFYYHTLPVPRCKTLVPKPSRLCISPQGLKISVVEKPMSMRATITPTSPPNASPPSQHHFHPIQHHMKMQPSNTHPLTHWQQSQGGSGPQQTQRFVHQPAPVKPHRYLQSGTIMNEHTQSEHRDKAMVGNAGSSAGPNSQVDVKTNVFGQPLLSATRRTGQSPLLTRRTQVEEDLRKLLVVGDTVDHGKVTNIDGTLSSLQNIDGTLDQYPGDSADVPHSPTMAQPQGSPARAHSRASAQLNRNGFGSVSELSDTSVWNMKPFRETHSPVPPPVKDKMASICTTSEYQEMGTVPESNSVSQGPPEMLLEDSTMQQGEDSGELARQLYYLETILGELKSDLNKERRDKLVLLAEVESLRKNNHHLLEESLFAYEELHKLKSMFSVAPGDVQ
- the LOC121709994 gene encoding uncharacterized protein LOC121709994 isoform X1, giving the protein MRRMETWTDALTGLYNSCLTAPCRGHDSPPLPETAPERPPLPLLYTEFQFYKRRHGFRHTPVAQEGHHSVEWNRGAITDRGQNGVAHQVVKREQRSNQYSHHQNNNVLSRSEAPRIRQLFEESSPRVQCRGQALSRWSTEEWTHGSEGYLSVEMDSPVTPTRTGRSRVETPDSESEYFTPRVTPQALRRQDASPSQQRRLWARFGPQAPLLDPAQGFYYHTLPVPRCKTLVPKPSRLCISPQGLKISVVEKPMSMRATITPTSPPNASPPSQHHFHPIQHHMKMQPSNTHPLTHWQQSQGGSGPQQTQRFVHQPAPVKPHRYLQSGTIMNEHTQSEHRDKAMVGNAGSSAGPNSQVDVKTNVFGQPLLSATRRTGQSPLLTRRTQVEEDLRKLLVVGDTVDHGKVTNIDGTLSSLQNIDGTLDQYPGDSADVPHSPTMAQPQGSPARAHSRASAQLNRNGFGSVSELSDTSVWNMKPFRETHSPVPPPGTLVPPSVKDKMASICTTSEYQEMGTVPESNSVSQGPPEMLLEDSTMQQGEDSGELARQLYYLETILGELKSDLNKERRDKLVLLAEVESLRKNNHHLLEESLFAYEELHKLKSMFSVAPGDVQ